Within the Candidatus Methylomirabilis sp. genome, the region GGGCCCCTGGCTCCCCTTCCCGCCCGAGGATTTCTCCCAGCTCCCGGCTGGCCCCGGCGTCTACGCCCTCGCCGACCAGCAAGTCCAGATCCTCGCCATCGCGGCCGCGCTCGACCTTCGGGAGGCCCTCCACGACCTCGCCGCGGTGCCCCCGCTCCCCCTGCGCGACCTCGCCACCCACTTCTGCATGGAGGAGCACCCGGAGCCCAACCGGCGCCGCGCCGAGCTGGTCGCCGGCCTTCGCGCTCGGACCGGCGCCTTCCCCCCCTGCAACCGGCGGCACCCCCGTTTCCCCGCCCGCCTCCGGGCCTGGACGCGGCCTCCCGCCGAGGGGGCGAGGCGGCCGGGCGTTGCCGCGGAAACCGTCAACGTCTCCCACGCGGGGCTGATGCTGGCCCTCCCCGAGGTCCCCGCACCCGGGGCCAGCGTCGCCCTCCGGGTGGAGACCCCCTTCGGGGTGGTGGAGGGGGAGGGCCGGTTGGCCTGGACGGAGACCCGGCCGCAGCGGATGTGGGCCGGCGTGATCCTCCAGCGCCTCGAGACCGCCCAGGATGCCCTGCGCTGGGAACAGCTCATCGGGAACCTGGCCGAACGGGTGATCCATGGCTAGCTCCCGAAAAGCCCCGGAGCCCCCTCCCCAACCGGCCGGGGCCGCCAAGCGCAAGTACGCGCGGTTCGAGGTGTTCCTCCCCGCCCGGTGCCGTCTCCAGGGACCGGACGGGCAGCCCCTCGAGCTGGAGGGGAAGACCCGGACCGTGAGTGAGGGAGGCCTCCTGGTCCTTCTCCCTCAGGCCCTCCCCAAGGGGACGCCGATCACGGTCGAGCTCGACACGCGGACCGGCCCCGCCGCGCGCAATGGGCGGGTGGTCTATGTGGGGCCCGAGAATACCACCGAGCTCGGCGGAAAGCTCTTCCCCCACGGGATCGCCTTCGCGAAGACCCTCGACCGGTCCTTCGTGGAGACGGTGGTGGTCACCCGGGACGCCCGTCAGAGCCCCCGCGCCCCCGTGGAGGTGCGGGTGGACTACGAGACGGCAGTCACTGGTCGCTCGGTGAACGTGAGCCAGACCGGGATCTTCGTCCGCACCGCGGAGCCCCTCCCCCTCAACGAGACCCTGACCCTCCGGTTCCGGCTGCCGGGGGTGGCCGAGGAGTTCCAGGTGCAGGGGAGGGTGGTCTGGAGCCACCAGGAGAAGCAGGGAACCTACCCCCAGGGGATGGGGATCCGGTTTCTGGACCTCCCGGCGGCCGAGGCCGAGCACATCCGGGCCTTCGTGGGCCGCGTCCGCCGGGAGCGGGGCGTGGACCAGGTCACCGACCTGTTCGGCAGCGCTCGGGACGGCCGGGGATGACCCGCCGACCGCTCGCCCGCCCTCCGATCGGGCACCCGCCAGCGGCCGTCCCCCAGGGAGACGGGCGGCGGCGCGGCCCCCGAGCCGGGCTCAGCGCGCGGCCCCCCGGCTTCTGAGGAACACCACCGCCAGCGGCGGCAGGGTGAGGCAGAGGGAGTGCGGCCGGCCGTGCGAGGAGACCGGCGCGCTCTGGACGCCCCCCAGGTTGCCCCAGCCGCTTCCCCCGTAGTCCCCGGCATCGCTGTTCAGCACTTCCTCCCAGAACCCGCCCCGGGGCACCCCCAGCCGGTACTCGGGACGAGGGACGGGGGTGAAGTTGGCCACCACGAGCAGGAGGGTGTCGCTCGAGCGCCCTTTCCGGAGGAAGCTCAGCACGCTCTGCTGCGAGTCGTGGGGATCCACCCACTCGAAGCCGGCGGGGTCGCAGTCCAGCTCGAAGAGCGCCGGCTCGCTCCGGTAGAGCGCGTTCAGGTCGCGCACCCACCGCTGGAGGCCGGCGTGGGGGGCGTACTGGGTGAGGTGCCAGTCCAGGCTCTCGTCGTGGTGCCACTCCCGCCACTGGCCGAACTCCCCTCCCATGAAGAGGAGCTTCTTCCCCGGCTGCGCGTACTGGGAGCCGAGCAGCAGCCGAAGGTTGGCGAACTTCTGCCAGTCATCCCCGGACATCTTCCCCACGAGGGAGCCCTTCCCGTGGACGACTTCGTCGTGGGAGAGGGGGAGCACGAAGTTCTCCGTGAAGGCGTACAGCATGCGGAACGTGAGCAGGTTGTGGTGGTACTGCCGGTAGACGGGGTCCTTGACCATGTACTCGAGGGTGTCGTGCATCCATCCCATGTCCCACTTCAGGCCGAAGCCCAGGCCCCCCACGTAGGTGGGCCGGGACACCATGGGCCAGGCCGTGGACTCCTCGGCCATCGTCAGGATGTCCGGATGGGTCCGGTAGGCCTCCTCGTTGAGGCGCTGCAGGAAGGTGATCGCCTCGAGATTCTCCCGCCCCCCGTACCGGTTCGGGATCCACTCCCCTTCTTTCCGGGAGTAGTCCAGGTAGAGCATGGAGGCGACCGCGTCCACCCGCAGCCCGTCCGCATGGTAGGTCCCGAGCCAGAAGAGGGCGCTGCTCATCAGAAAGCTCCGGACCTCGTTGCGCCCGTAGTTGAAGATGTACGTGTCCCAGTCGGGGTGCAGGCCCTGCCGGGGATCCCCGTGCTCGTAGAGGTGCGTGCCGTCGAAGTACCCCAGGCCGTGCGCGTCGGTCGGGAAATGGGAAGGAACCCAGTCGAGGATCACGCCGATGCCGTGCTGGTGCAAGACATCGATCAGATACATGAAGTCCTGCGGCGTCCCGTAGCGGCTCGTCGGGGCGAAGTAGCCCGTCGTCTGGTAGCCCCACGAGCCGTAGAACGGATGCTCCATCAGCGGGAGGAACTCCACGTGGGTAAAGCCCATCCGTTGCACGTAATCGGCGAGGTGCGGCGCCACCTCCCGGTAGGTGGGCGGGCGCCCTTCCTCCTCGGGGACCCGCCGCCAGGACCCGAGATGCACCTCGTAGATCGCGAGGGGGCCGGAGAGGGCGTTGCGGCTCCGGCGGGTCGCCATCCATTCGCCATCGCCCCACCGGTACTCCAGATCCCAGACGATGGAGGCGGACCGGGGGGAGGGCTCGGCGTACAGGGCGAAGGGGTCCGCTTTGTCCACCCGGTACCCGCCGTACCGGGAGACGACGTGGTACTTGTAGGCCGTCCCCCGCGCCACGCCCGCCACGAAGCCCTCCCAGATCCCCGACTGGCCCCGGGGCCGCAGGGGGTGGCTGGCCTTGTCCCAGCCGTTGAAGTCCCCCATCACGAACACCCCCTCGGCGTCCGGCGCCCAGACCGCAAAGAAGACCCCGTCCTCCCCGCCCGCCGTCACGGGATGGGCACCGAGCCTCTCGGAGAGGCGGGAGTGGGTCCCCTCGTTGAAAAGGTAGAGGTCCTCCTCCGTCACGAGGCTGATGTCGGTGCGAACCGGGTGCGCCCGTGGCTCGGCCCTGGCGGACCGTCTCCCTTTCGGCGGTGGCCTCATCGGGGGGTCAGGACCTCCTTCCGCCCCCGGTCCACCGCGCACAGGGCTTCGAGGACCTGGGGCATCTGCCGGATGGCCTCCAGAGGGTAGCGCGCCCTGCGTCGCCAGTTGGGGCGCTCGTCGCGTGTCCCGGGGGTGTTCTGCGGTTCCGCCTCCAGCCACAGATCCTCCAGGTTCACCAGGACGATCCGGGCCGCGCTGGCGGCCAGGAACGCGAGGCAGGCCCGCAGGACGTCAGCGGGCTCCACCCGCCCCTTCGGCAGGCGACCCGTGCGCTGGAGGTAGGCGACCAGGGCCTCCTTCAGGGCCTCGCGCCCGCGGCGCTCCTCCCGCGCCTGCGCTTCCGCCAGCAGGCCGAGCTCCACCCGATCGCGGATGTCCAGGCCCTGCCAGAAGCCGGCGAAGGGGCGCATGTCGTGGGTGTTGAGGCTCGCGAGGAAGGTGTCCGACGGGGCACACAGGGCCGCCTGCGGATCGGGGGCCATCTCGAAGGGGAGGACGTACGTCCGCTGGATATGGTGTCGCGCCATGGCCGGTCGGACCGAAGGGGGAACGGTGCCCAGATCCTCCCCGACCAGGAGCGTCCGGTGGCGGCACGACTCCAGGGTCAGGATCGCGTAGAGCTCCTCCGCGCGGTACCGGACGTACACGCCCTCCTCGACCGGCATCCCCGGGGGAATCCAGAAGAGCCGGTGGAGGCCCATCAGATGATCAATCCGGAGGACCCGCGCGAGCGCGAGGTGATGGCGCAGGCAGGCGATGGGATAGCGGTAGCCCTGGGTCCGGATCCGCTCGGGGTGCAGCGGCGGGCATCCCCAGTTCTGCCCCTTGATGAAGAAGCCATCCGGGGGCGCGCCGCCGGACATCTCCGGGACGAACAGCGCCCGCTCCCGCCACACGTCGTAGCTGGCCGGGTGCACCCCGAGGGGCAGGTCGAGCTGCACACCCACCCCCCGCGCCTGCCCCGCCTCCGCGAGATGGCGGAGCTGGTCGTGGGCGAGCCACTGCACGTACAGGTGATAGCGCCTCGCCTCCTCATCGTAATCGCCCGGCGTGAGGAGGCCGTCCCGCTGCGGCAGCGGCCAGTCGGGCCAGGGGGCCCCCCGGCGCTCGCCGGCGGCCCGAAAGCGGGCATAGTCCTCGAGCGCCTGGTGCCCCTCGGCGAACCGGCGGAAGGCGCGCTGCCAGTCGCCGTCGCCTGAGAAGAAGGTCCGCGCCAGCGCTTCCAGGATCCGGCGCTTGAGCGCCATCGCGCGCCGGGGATCCACGAGGGGCATCCCGCGCAGGGCCGTGAGCTCCGCCTGGACCGCGGGCGAGGCCAGGAGGGCCTGCGCCGCAGGAGACCGCTCGAGGTCCGGGGTCCGGGTCACATCGAGGTAGAGTTCGTTCCAGAAGAGCCGGCTGGCGGGCGCATAGGGGCTCGGATCGTAGGGCTCGTCGAGGAACGCCGGAAGGAGCGGGAGCGTGCCGACCAGTTCGCCTCCCAGCTCCGCCACCCAGGTCGCCAGCGCCTCCAGGTCGGCGAGATCCCCCGCGCCCCAGCTCCGGGCGGAGTGCAGGGCGTACAGGGGGAGGAAGACCCCCCAGCTCCTGCCCGCCTCCCCGTCGAGCGCTCCGAAGGCCCGGAGCGGGGCGGCGATGAGCAGGCTCTCGACGCGCCGGTCAGCAATCTCCAGGCGCAGCCGATGGTATCCCCAGGGCAGCCCCCCCGGGGGGAGGAGGAGGCGGCGGCTCACGTACCGCCTCCCCTCCACCTCCACGCCATCCGCAGAGGGGAGGCTCGAGAGGTCACACGTCCACCGCCGCACCTCGCCGGTCTCCTGCTGCAGCTCGCACGCCGCGGTCCCGTCCGCCAGGCCCGCCGGCAACCGGAGTCTGACCCGGACCGGGCCACCGTCCCATGCAACGAGCACCGGTTCACAGAGCCGCTGCCAGCGGGCCTCATATCCCTCCCGCAGCGCGCCGGGGACGTCCCGGAGGTCGCCAACCGGGGCGCCCAGCGCCCGGAGAACCGCCAGCAGGGCCTCCGGGGAGGCTTCCCGGCGGCGGTCCGCGACGACGTCGTGGTAGGCGGTCTGCAGGCCGTACAGGCGGGCGAGGTGGCGGAGCGCAGGCCCCCGCGTGCCGCGCGAGGCCGTCACCCTCCGGCCTCCAGATACTGCAGGATGCCCTTGAGGGGCAGCAGCACCCGGTCGGGCCGAGCGGCGAGGGCGGTCCCCAATTGGGCGATCGCCTTCTCCAGGACGTAGGCATCCAGCAGGGCCGCCAGCTCCTCCTCCGCCCGGGGGAGGAAAGACCCGGCCGCGGCGGCGTCGCGGTAGGCCCTCAGGAAGGCCGAGGAGACCCAGCGGGTCCAGAGGCGTGCCCACGGCTCCAGCACCGCGAGGTCCTCGGGGCGCCCCGCCTCCCGCACCTGGGCGAACAGGGCGCTGTAGGCGGCCGCGTGGAAGGAGCGGAGCATCCCCGCGACATCGCGCAGGGGGGACCGCTTGATCCGGCGCTCGCTCAGGGAGCGGGCCGTCTCCCCCTCGAAGTCAATGATCACGAAGTCCTTCCCGGTGTAGAGCACCTGCCCGAGGTGGTAGTCGCCGTGGATCCGGATCCGCATGGCGGTGAGCTTCCGCTCGAGGACGGCCCGGAAGCGCCTGAGGGCTTCCCCCTCCAGGTCCAAGACCTTCCGGGCATCCTCCCGCAGGGCCTCCGGGCCGTCCTTCGCGTGCCGGCGCAGCAGCCGGAAGACCTGACCCGTCAGATTCCGCATGGACTGGTAGAGGGCGCGCTGGTAGTAGGGGGAGACGGCCTCCGGGGCGAAGCTCGGGTCGTCGGGGGCCGACGCGAGCGCGACGTGGAGCTCCCCGGTCCGCTGGCCGAGCAGCCGGGCGACCTCCGCGTAGCTGCCGAGCAGCTCGTGCGCCAGGGGGGGGAGGGGCTCCTCGAAGAGAGTCCGCGGGAGCTGCTGGCCGCCCGCGGCCTCCGGCGCCGGCGTCCGGTGGGCCGCGACGTGCTCGAAGTACTGGTCCAGCGCGTCGAGCGTGTAGTTCCAGGCATCCCCCTGATTCGGCACGAACCCCTGGAGGATGGCCAGGGTCATCGGCTCCCCCTGCCCCTGCCGGTACTCCAGGGCCCCCGCGACGGGTGCGATGTGAGCGAAGGCGGCCCGCTCCGTGAGGAACGCCCCGATCTCCAGGTCCGGATTGACCCCCTCGTCCAAGCGGCGGAAGAGCTTCAGGATCAACCGGTCCCCGTAGACGACCGAGCTGTTGCTCTGGTCCGCCTTCAGGAGCGAGGGGGCCAGGGCACTCTCCGCCGGGCCCCGGAGGGCCCGGAAGGCCCGGGCGGGCCAGGCCACGATCTCCCCCCCGGCCCCCCGGAAGCGCCGGTGGCGGCCGATGGCCTCCAGGAGGGCCTCGCAGACGCTCCCCTCCCGCAGGGCATCGTAGAGGATCCCGTCCCCGTTCCGCCCGGTCAGGCGGGCCAGGACCACGTGGGGGGCCTCCGCGCGCACCCGATCCGCCTGCTCCCCCGAGGCCACGGCCAGGAGGAGCAGGTAGGTCTCCGGGTCTCCCTCCAGGTATTCGACCTGCACCAGGGTGATGTGCGCCCCCACCGCGGCGTGCGGGAGGGGGACGGCGTCCACCAGCGCGGCCGCCTTGAGGCCCTGTGCGTTCCCCCCGAACCAGCGGCGGCTCTGCATGTAGGCCGGAAGGATGCTCTCCAGGGCGGCCTTCCCCTCTCTCCGGAAGACGCTCTCCCACCCCCCGGCCACCGGCAGCGTGGGAACCTGGGCCTCGGCGGCGGCCGCCACCTCCACGGAGGCGACGGCCTGGGGCTTCATCATGAACCAGTAGAAGCCGTGGGGGCCCAGGGTCAAGAAGTAGGGGTGCTTCCCGATCACCGGGAACTCCGTGCGCCCGAAGATCTCTACCGGCACCATCCCCTCGACCCCGGAGAGGTCCAGCTCGACGTACTGCGTGAAGCGGGAGAGGTTGGCCAGGACGAGGACGCGCTCCTCCTCGCAGCGCCGGATGAAGGCCAGGACCTTCCGGTTCTCCGGGTTCAGGAGCTCCAGGGTCCCGCGCCCCAAGGCCCGGAAGCGCCGGCGCAGGGCGATGAGCCGCCGCATCCACCAGAGGGGGGAGTGGGGGTTGTTCTGGCAGGTCTCCACGTTCACCACTTCGTAGTGGTAATCGGGATCGATACTGACCGGCAGGTAGAGGCGCTGGGGGTTGGCCCGGGAGAAGCCGGCGTTCCGGTCCGCGCTCCACTGCATCGGGGTGCGGACGCCGTTCCGGTCCCCCAGGAAAATGTTGTCCCCCATCCCGATCTCGTCCCCGTAGTAGATCACCGGGGTTCCCGGCAGGGAGAAGAGGAGGGCGTTCATCAGCTCGAACTTCTTCCGGTCCTTGGCCAGCAGCGGGAGGAGGCGGCGGCGGATCCCCAGGTTGATCCGGGCCTGGCGGTCGTGCGCGTATACCCGGTACATGTAGTCCCGTTCCTCGTCGGTGACCATCTCCAGAGTCAGCTCGTCGTGGTTCCGGAGGAACAGGGCCCACTGGCAGGTCTCCGGAATCGGGGGGGTCTGCTCCAGGATGTCGATGATGGGGTACCGGTCCTCCATCCGGACGGCCATGAACATCCGCGGCATCAAGGGGAAATGGAACGCCATGTGGCACTCGTCCCCGGTGCCGAAGTAGGCGACGGCGTCCTCGGGCCACTGGTTGGCCTCCCCCAGCAGCATCCGATCCCCGAACTTCTCGTCCACATGGCGCCGCAGCGCCTTCAGGAAGGCGTGCGTCTCCGGCAGGTTCTCGCAGGTCGTGCCCTCCTGCTCGTGCAGGTAGGGGACGGCGTCCATCCGGAGGCCGTCCACTCCCATCCCCAGCCAGAAGTCCACTACCTGGAGAATCGCCCGCTGGACCTCGGGGTTCGCGTAGTTCAGGTCCGGCTGGTGGGGGTAGAACCGGTGCCAGTAGTACGCGCCGGCGACGGGGTCCCATCTCCAGTTGGAGGTCTCGAAGTCCTTGAAGATGACCCGGGCCTCCCGGTACTTCTCCGGGGTGTCGCTCCACACGTAGAAATCGCGCCAGCTGCTTCCCGGCGGCGCCCGCCGCGCCCGCTGGAACCAGGGGTGCTGGTCCGACGTGTGGTTCAGCACCAGCTCGGTGACGACCCGGAGCCCCCGCCGGTGGGCCTCCCGCAGGAAGGCCTTGAAGTCCGCGAGCGTCCCGTAGGCCGGGTGGACGCTCGTGTAATCGGCGATGTCGTAGCCGTCGTCCTTCAGGGGGGAGGGATAGAAGGGGAGGAGCCAGAGCGCGGTGACCCCGAGGTCCTGGAGGTAGTCCAGCCGCTCGGCGAGTCCGCGGAAGTCCCCGATGCCGTCGCCGTCGCTGTCGGCGAAGGCCCGGACGTGCAGCTCGTAGAGGACCGCGTCCTTGTACCAGCCCGGGTCCGCGGCGCGCGGCCCGTCCTCCTGCCGGCCCCGCTCCCGCGTCATCCGGTGACGGCCCCCTCCGAGGCGGAGGAGACCAGGCGGGCGTACTTGGCCATCACACCACTCCTGTAGCGGGGGGCGGGGGGCTTCCATTTGGCCAGCCGCTTCTTGATCTCGGCGGCGGGGAGTTCCACGTCCAGCCGCCGCCGGGCGATATCCAGGACGATGGTGTCGCCGGTCTTCAGCGCGGCGATGGGCCCCCCGTTCGCCGCCTCCGGCGCGACGTGGCCCACCATGAAGCCGTGGGTCGCCCCCGAGAAGCGCCCGTCCGTGATCAGGGCGACGGATTCCCCCAGGCCGGCCCCGTGCAGCGCCCCCGTCACGGCCAGCATCTCGCGCATCCCGGGGCCGCCCTTCGGCCCCTCGTAGCGGATCACGATCACGTCGCCGGCCTTGATCTTCCCCGCCTTGATCGCCGCGAACGCGTCCTCCTCCCGATCGAAGACGCGGGCCGGACCGCGATGGGTCATCCGCTCGTGCCCCGCGACCTTGGCGACGCATCCCTCCGGCGCCACGGTCCCCCGCAGGACCGCGAGCCCGCCGGTCGCCTTCAAGGGCTCGCCGAGGGGCCGGATCACCTGCTGCCCGGGGGTCTCCCGCGCCGCCCGCGCCTCCGCCCCGATGGTCCGCCCCGTGACGGTCATCTCGTCGGGCGCGAGCAGTCCCGCGTCCAGGAGGCGCTTGGCCACCACGGGCATCCCGCCCGCCTGGTACATCTCGGGCGCGGTGAAGCGACCCCACGGCTTGAGGTCCGCCAGCAGGGGGGTCTTCCGGGAGACGCGGTCGAAGTCATCAATGGACAGCTTGACCTCGGCCTCGCGGGCGAGGGCCAGCAGGTGCAGGACCGCATTGGTGGACCCGCCCGTCGCCAGCACCCCGGCGATCGCGTTCAGCAGGGCCTTCCGCGTGATGAGCCGGCGCGCCGTGACCCCCTTCCGGAGCAGCTCCATCACCAGCCGCCCGCAGTCGAAGGCGGCCTCGTCCTTCTTCGGGTCGGGGGCCGGGATCCCGTTGAGGCCCATGGGGGAGATGCCGAGCATCTCGAAGGCCGTCGCCATCGTGTTGGCCGTGAACTGGCCGCCGCAGGCTCCCTCCCCGGGACAGGCGTGGTTCTCGATGGCCCGCAACTCCTCCGCCGAGATTCGGCGCGCGTTGAAGGCCCCGACCGCCTCGAAGACGTCCTGGACGGTGAGACGGCGCCCCCGATACTCGCCGTAGAGGATGGAGCCGCTGTAGAGCATCAGGCCCGGAACGTCGAGCCGGATCAGGCCCATGACCGTCCCGGGGATGGTCTTGTCGCACCCGGAGATCGCCACCACGGCGTCGAACAGGTGGCCGCGGGCAACCACCTCCACGGAGTCGGCGATCACCTCGCGGCTCACGAGCGAGGCCTTCATCCCTTCGGTCCCCATCGCGATGCCATCGGTGACGGCGATGGTGTTGTACTCGATCGGCGTTCCACCGGCGGCCCGAACCCCTTCCTTGACCCGCTCCGCGAGGCGCCGGTGGTTGGCGTTGCAGGGCGTGATACCGATCCAGCAGTGCGCGACCCCGATTAGCGGCTTCGCCAGGTCCTCGTCCTTGAAGCCGATCGCCTTGAAATAGGTCCGTGCCGGTGCGCGGTCAGGCCCCTCGAGGATCAAACGGCTCCGGTGCCTTCGCTGCGGGCTCATCCCTCGCTCCTCCCTGGTCCCTCCCGTCCGGGCTGCTGGGCCTTGAACCACTCATGGATGGCGGCGTGGAGGGTGCTGATCTCTCCGGCCTCCAGCACGAGCCGCCACTCCTGGTCCCCGAGTTGCAAGGCGGCGGTCAGGGCGCCGGCCGTCACCCGCACGTCCCGCAGGCGCGCCACCGGTACCCTGCTCTCCTCCCCCTCGATACGCATGGCTCGGTGTCTCCCTTGGGGCTCGGTCCCGAGCATCGGAAGGCGAGGCAGGGCGGGACCGGACCCCGGCGGGCCTCCTCCCCGCGCATTCCCCCCGCCCCGCTCACGCTCTGGCGCCGGGCCCTGCCCCGGCCGCCTTCTCCATCTCGGCCACCTTCTGGCGCAGGGCCTTCTCTGTATTCCAGCGCTCGCTGTCGTCCCGGAGGACGGCGAAGATCGCCTCGACGCGGCCGTCGGCGGCCTTGAGCAGGCCCACCGTGAACGCGATGGATAGCTGGCTCCCGTCTTTCCGGGTGGCCGGGACCCGGAGGACCTGCGTCCCGTACTGCGTCGTGCCGGTCCGCATCACCTCCTTGTAGCCGGCCCAGTGCCGGGTCCGGTGCCGGTCCGGCACGATCAGGTCCAGGGACTTGCCGACGGCCTCCGCGGCGGCGTACCCGAAGAGTCGCTCCGCCGCCGGGTTCCAGAGGGTGATCGTGCCGTCGGGATCGGCGACCACGATGGCGTCCGCCGCATGCTGGATGATCCGCTCGCTCAGCGTCATGGTCCCCCCGATCCCCCGGCTGCCCCGCTTCGACCCCGTGTCGCCCTCTGCCGAGCCCGCCGCCGCTCGCCCGCTCCCCCTCCGGGCTCGGCCCGCCGTCCCTTCCACCAGCGCCGCAGCCGCCGGAGGTGCTGTCCCTCGTGCGTCCAGGCGTACTCGGGGAGCCACGCGGTCACCGGATACCGGTGCGCCCGGTCGCGGAGGGACGCGGCGGGGAGCCGCCGCAGGCGCTCGACGAGGCGGCGGCGCACCCGGTGCAACCGACGGAGCACTCCCCCGAGGCCCAGGGACCTCGCGACGGCCACCGCGCGCGCGTTGAACCGGTCCACCGCCTTGGGATCCCGATCGT harbors:
- a CDS encoding PilZ domain-containing protein — its product is MLGPWLPFPPEDFSQLPAGPGVYALADQQVQILAIAAALDLREALHDLAAVPPLPLRDLATHFCMEEHPEPNRRRAELVAGLRARTGAFPPCNRRHPRFPARLRAWTRPPAEGARRPGVAAETVNVSHAGLMLALPEVPAPGASVALRVETPFGVVEGEGRLAWTETRPQRMWAGVILQRLETAQDALRWEQLIGNLAERVIHG
- a CDS encoding TIGR02266 family protein, whose amino-acid sequence is MASSRKAPEPPPQPAGAAKRKYARFEVFLPARCRLQGPDGQPLELEGKTRTVSEGGLLVLLPQALPKGTPITVELDTRTGPAARNGRVVYVGPENTTELGGKLFPHGIAFAKTLDRSFVETVVVTRDARQSPRAPVEVRVDYETAVTGRSVNVSQTGIFVRTAEPLPLNETLTLRFRLPGVAEEFQVQGRVVWSHQEKQGTYPQGMGIRFLDLPAAEAEHIRAFVGRVRRERGVDQVTDLFGSARDGRG
- the glgB gene encoding 1,4-alpha-glucan branching protein GlgB, whose amino-acid sequence is MRPPPKGRRSARAEPRAHPVRTDISLVTEEDLYLFNEGTHSRLSERLGAHPVTAGGEDGVFFAVWAPDAEGVFVMGDFNGWDKASHPLRPRGQSGIWEGFVAGVARGTAYKYHVVSRYGGYRVDKADPFALYAEPSPRSASIVWDLEYRWGDGEWMATRRSRNALSGPLAIYEVHLGSWRRVPEEEGRPPTYREVAPHLADYVQRMGFTHVEFLPLMEHPFYGSWGYQTTGYFAPTSRYGTPQDFMYLIDVLHQHGIGVILDWVPSHFPTDAHGLGYFDGTHLYEHGDPRQGLHPDWDTYIFNYGRNEVRSFLMSSALFWLGTYHADGLRVDAVASMLYLDYSRKEGEWIPNRYGGRENLEAITFLQRLNEEAYRTHPDILTMAEESTAWPMVSRPTYVGGLGFGLKWDMGWMHDTLEYMVKDPVYRQYHHNLLTFRMLYAFTENFVLPLSHDEVVHGKGSLVGKMSGDDWQKFANLRLLLGSQYAQPGKKLLFMGGEFGQWREWHHDESLDWHLTQYAPHAGLQRWVRDLNALYRSEPALFELDCDPAGFEWVDPHDSQQSVLSFLRKGRSSDTLLLVVANFTPVPRPEYRLGVPRGGFWEEVLNSDAGDYGGSGWGNLGGVQSAPVSSHGRPHSLCLTLPPLAVVFLRSRGAAR
- the malQ gene encoding 4-alpha-glucanotransferase — its product is MTASRGTRGPALRHLARLYGLQTAYHDVVADRRREASPEALLAVLRALGAPVGDLRDVPGALREGYEARWQRLCEPVLVAWDGGPVRVRLRLPAGLADGTAACELQQETGEVRRWTCDLSSLPSADGVEVEGRRYVSRRLLLPPGGLPWGYHRLRLEIADRRVESLLIAAPLRAFGALDGEAGRSWGVFLPLYALHSARSWGAGDLADLEALATWVAELGGELVGTLPLLPAFLDEPYDPSPYAPASRLFWNELYLDVTRTPDLERSPAAQALLASPAVQAELTALRGMPLVDPRRAMALKRRILEALARTFFSGDGDWQRAFRRFAEGHQALEDYARFRAAGERRGAPWPDWPLPQRDGLLTPGDYDEEARRYHLYVQWLAHDQLRHLAEAGQARGVGVQLDLPLGVHPASYDVWRERALFVPEMSGGAPPDGFFIKGQNWGCPPLHPERIRTQGYRYPIACLRHHLALARVLRIDHLMGLHRLFWIPPGMPVEEGVYVRYRAEELYAILTLESCRHRTLLVGEDLGTVPPSVRPAMARHHIQRTYVLPFEMAPDPQAALCAPSDTFLASLNTHDMRPFAGFWQGLDIRDRVELGLLAEAQAREERRGREALKEALVAYLQRTGRLPKGRVEPADVLRACLAFLAASAARIVLVNLEDLWLEAEPQNTPGTRDERPNWRRRARYPLEAIRQMPQVLEALCAVDRGRKEVLTPR
- the treS gene encoding maltose alpha-D-glucosyltransferase, yielding MTRERGRQEDGPRAADPGWYKDAVLYELHVRAFADSDGDGIGDFRGLAERLDYLQDLGVTALWLLPFYPSPLKDDGYDIADYTSVHPAYGTLADFKAFLREAHRRGLRVVTELVLNHTSDQHPWFQRARRAPPGSSWRDFYVWSDTPEKYREARVIFKDFETSNWRWDPVAGAYYWHRFYPHQPDLNYANPEVQRAILQVVDFWLGMGVDGLRMDAVPYLHEQEGTTCENLPETHAFLKALRRHVDEKFGDRMLLGEANQWPEDAVAYFGTGDECHMAFHFPLMPRMFMAVRMEDRYPIIDILEQTPPIPETCQWALFLRNHDELTLEMVTDEERDYMYRVYAHDRQARINLGIRRRLLPLLAKDRKKFELMNALLFSLPGTPVIYYGDEIGMGDNIFLGDRNGVRTPMQWSADRNAGFSRANPQRLYLPVSIDPDYHYEVVNVETCQNNPHSPLWWMRRLIALRRRFRALGRGTLELLNPENRKVLAFIRRCEEERVLVLANLSRFTQYVELDLSGVEGMVPVEIFGRTEFPVIGKHPYFLTLGPHGFYWFMMKPQAVASVEVAAAAEAQVPTLPVAGGWESVFRREGKAALESILPAYMQSRRWFGGNAQGLKAAALVDAVPLPHAAVGAHITLVQVEYLEGDPETYLLLLAVASGEQADRVRAEAPHVVLARLTGRNGDGILYDALREGSVCEALLEAIGRHRRFRGAGGEIVAWPARAFRALRGPAESALAPSLLKADQSNSSVVYGDRLILKLFRRLDEGVNPDLEIGAFLTERAAFAHIAPVAGALEYRQGQGEPMTLAILQGFVPNQGDAWNYTLDALDQYFEHVAAHRTPAPEAAGGQQLPRTLFEEPLPPLAHELLGSYAEVARLLGQRTGELHVALASAPDDPSFAPEAVSPYYQRALYQSMRNLTGQVFRLLRRHAKDGPEALREDARKVLDLEGEALRRFRAVLERKLTAMRIRIHGDYHLGQVLYTGKDFVIIDFEGETARSLSERRIKRSPLRDVAGMLRSFHAAAYSALFAQVREAGRPEDLAVLEPWARLWTRWVSSAFLRAYRDAAAAGSFLPRAEEELAALLDAYVLEKAIAQLGTALAARPDRVLLPLKGILQYLEAGG
- the ilvD gene encoding dihydroxy-acid dehydratase yields the protein MSPQRRHRSRLILEGPDRAPARTYFKAIGFKDEDLAKPLIGVAHCWIGITPCNANHRRLAERVKEGVRAAGGTPIEYNTIAVTDGIAMGTEGMKASLVSREVIADSVEVVARGHLFDAVVAISGCDKTIPGTVMGLIRLDVPGLMLYSGSILYGEYRGRRLTVQDVFEAVGAFNARRISAEELRAIENHACPGEGACGGQFTANTMATAFEMLGISPMGLNGIPAPDPKKDEAAFDCGRLVMELLRKGVTARRLITRKALLNAIAGVLATGGSTNAVLHLLALAREAEVKLSIDDFDRVSRKTPLLADLKPWGRFTAPEMYQAGGMPVVAKRLLDAGLLAPDEMTVTGRTIGAEARAARETPGQQVIRPLGEPLKATGGLAVLRGTVAPEGCVAKVAGHERMTHRGPARVFDREEDAFAAIKAGKIKAGDVIVIRYEGPKGGPGMREMLAVTGALHGAGLGESVALITDGRFSGATHGFMVGHVAPEAANGGPIAALKTGDTIVLDIARRRLDVELPAAEIKKRLAKWKPPAPRYRSGVMAKYARLVSSASEGAVTG
- a CDS encoding PAS domain S-box protein is translated as MTLSERIIQHAADAIVVADPDGTITLWNPAAERLFGYAAAEAVGKSLDLIVPDRHRTRHWAGYKEVMRTGTTQYGTQVLRVPATRKDGSQLSIAFTVGLLKAADGRVEAIFAVLRDDSERWNTEKALRQKVAEMEKAAGAGPGARA
- a CDS encoding DinB family protein produces the protein MSGTVRPARLRAWRAEAVRRMTRSRAATLRFLARLPESELFRPRTQGRWSVKDVLAHFAAWEEEAIRRFALIARGRGERIFFYDRDPKAVDRFNARAVAVARSLGLGGVLRRLHRVRRRLVERLRRLPAASLRDRAHRYPVTAWLPEYAWTHEGQHLRRLRRWWKGRRAEPGGGAGERRRARQRATRGRSGAAGGSGGP